The proteins below come from a single Maylandia zebra isolate NMK-2024a linkage group LG23, Mzebra_GT3a, whole genome shotgun sequence genomic window:
- the LOC101487470 gene encoding sterile alpha motif domain-containing protein 9 isoform X2 has translation MNQSTTRKPPLIEKWTTEDVHQWLTAEVKVQQSCADRFTEEEVSGACLVSFDKQDILELGIKHGPAVKITAYLESLKKACKHQSEFPEYVEKWTKEQVRQWLERHVNVYSKYAERLREEDVSGDCLVCFRKQDLVDLDVKGGPAVRIISALKQLNQKPEPTLQPITDQKEAAKPTEPGNAQAKEINRPESYENTESKRDGIVEKDSKQIQLPFDKTSEKKEIQQPKPQNTGVWNKGTVVTTVSPDASRSTVEIENILDDLLKEDLKKFIFRLRLHTESKRKPICQSKLEDKDSMDIAKLMTDHYGSKEAPQVAIQTLKEINQLKLARQLEERISQLMQMTLSKESVRKEANQGEKLKTLLSCGGNSLDNYDKFVVVVNKSNPEQLHYLQFLTKLKLFCVLDFDHNSAASGGLCHSYRESRVANLHTPPQFQGQTESVIKNLNLYKQTSWVFCNGRHDLNSNSNLALDYKNWLRKSCKDVEQIVSFICNPEVLLHGRYLIIFLLLSPVDTEKDPVFDIYKAFIKHIKEENIISVCESQSTYLKWRELIKEKCDFDIEHLSINELTLSEINGTIIAMGRFSQSSVRLLPSSGSSTVVLTQKDEDLLTALDVLCTNQCESVYDENSSEFHEFRISVEEEFYRGGKVKWWNFYFCDKDKEKPFIKRDKYENVMKLIRSQWRDSNDMCVLLNLFHHPGCGGTTLAMHVMWDLRHEFRCAVLKDNSIPKTEVAIQVIKLMKLESEKPSPVLLLVDSKETDNPYDLVISIRKAAVEENWKVIILNCVRSHSPKQQYRQHNQTQNQFITASLTPQEQKDFEKKLKELEETHDKPENFYSFMIMKNNFDQKYIDDLAHNTLENFDFSKKESELFAFLALLNTYVEESEISLSLCEDFLGMKFIRWREDSVLERMNPYSNLLIIDRIQESGGYEGLRILHQTIASACLAELERSCYTKVSEITMQMLHYDLLFSTFVVKNRLMRSIERMLIERQRKKDGDERELFSPLVHKIHNQQGRQTIQEIFVKASSRFVTSASIPQALARYLYINERDYPEALKWAEKAKDIKENPYTFDTIGQIHKSNLKSNMDREKQEKSHNPEDLDTNIKIAINGMKAFKRAQQLADKEDEPQEEPPDDDSEDYPRKSYNVYGYVRMLEIAFMVFEILSKLPFFDEHNPMKKKYLQSFLRGNKLNTLCDEDNEITNWYVKIINEHERFLVKLKSDVKEIFDILNCYFAYIKGVCEFDSMNHRIVCDHFKKYVHLFCSTPEEMTKEKEHQSNLTLKLDVQEQKLFLEKNQADTFSGILQHLDKPAEKIEKVTECYAFLQKTGNQKQNAQMKINYILSNIVLYFLKPKSKHVKSYRFLSGLLSETLQEKGLCQDLPDPYYLALLLFWPSPTEENTEIGTYVTAIRKSSHKYLSKLFNKRSTIARLYLGKGEGLKRLVSKPKLDESFLPKMPRDTLAQLWWNGDIFKEKAIISRLHRVSGTIEQGAVYANYGQQKILVRPARLSGIRSGFSTEKVSFYIGFAINGPLAYDIKYEN, from the exons ATGAACCAGTCAACAACAAGAAAACCACCTCTGATTGAAAAGTGGACCACAGAGGATGTTCACCAGTGGCTGACGGCAGAGGTCAAAGTTCAACAGAGTTGTGCAGACAGATTTACTGAAGAGGAAGTGTCGGGGGCATGTTTAGTTTCCTTCGATAAACAAGACATTTTGGAATTGGGAATAAAACACGGTCCTGCTGTGAAAATCACAGCTTATCTGGAAAGTCTGAAAAAAGCATGTAAGCATCAATCAGAGTTCCCAGAATATGTGGAAAAATGGACCAAAGAGCAGGTGAGGCAGTGGTTAGAGCGGCATGTGAATGTATACAGCAAATATGCAGAACGACTCAGAGAGGAAGATGTGTCTGGAGATTGCCTTGTTTGCTTCAGGAAGCAAGATTTAGTGGATCTAGATGTAAAAGGTGGTCCTGCTGTAAGAATTATTTCAGCACTCAAACAACTGAACCAGAAACCGGAGCCAACTCTGCAACCTATTACAGACCAAAAAGAAGCTGCCAAACCCACTGAACCAGGAAATGCTCAGGCCAAAGAAATAAACCGTCCAGAATcatatgaaaacactgaatccaAAAGAGATGGGATAGTGGAAAAAGACTCCAAACAGATTCAGTTACCATTTGATAAAActtcagagaaaaaagaaattcaacAACCAAAGCCACAGAACACAGGGGTCTGGAACAAAGGAACTGTTGTG ACCACAGTGTCACCCGATGCATCCAGGAGTACTGTGGAGATCGAGAACATCCTTGATGACCTTTTGAAAGAGGAtcttaaaaaatttatttttcgTTTAAGATTACACACTGAATCCAAACGTAAACCTATTTGTCAGAGTAAACTGGAGGATAAGGACAGCATGGATATTGCTAAATTAATGACTGACCACTATGGAAGCAAGGAAGCTCCACAGGTCGCAATACAAACTCTAAAAGAGATAAATCAGCTGAAACTTGCCCGTCAGCTGGAAGAAAGAATAA GTCAGCTGATGCAGATGACTCTATCAAAAGAATCTGTGAGGAAAGAAGCAAACCAGGGAGAAAAGCTGAAGACTTTGTTAAGTTGTGGTGGAAACTCACTTGATAACTATGAcaaatttgttgttgttgtaaacaAGAGCAATCCAGAACAACTACATTATCTTCAGTTTCTGACAAAGTTGAAACTGTTCTGCGTGTTAGACTTTGACCACAATTCTGCTGCCTCAGGTGGATTGTGTCACTCATACAGAGAGTCAAGGGTGGCCAACCTGCATACACCACCACAATTTCAAGGACAGACTGAGTCAGTGATAAAGAACCTCAACCTCTACAAACAGACCAGCTGGGTATTCTGTAATGGCCGGCATGACTTGAACAGTAACTCAAACTTGGCGCTGGATTATAAGAACTGGCTCAGGAAATCCTGTAAAGATGTAGAACAGATAGTTTCATTCATCTGCAACCCTGAAGTTCTCCTCCATGGAAGATATCTGATCATCTTCCTCCTACTTTCACCTGTGGACACTGAGAAAGACCCAGTCTTTGATATCTACAAGGCATTCATAAAGCACATAAAGGAGGAAAACATCATCAGCGTATGTGAGTCTCAGAGCACATATCTGAAATGGAGGGAGCTGATCAAGGAGAAGTGTGACTTTGACATTGAGCATCTGTCCATAAATGAACTAACCCTGAGTGAGATCAATGGCACCATAATTGCGATGGGACGATTCAGTCAGTCATCTGTACGGCTGCTTCCCTCTTCTGGTTCCAGTACTGTTGTCCTAACACAGAAGGATGAAGATTTATTGACAGCTCTAGATGTTTTGTGTACGAACCAATGTGAAAGCGTATATGATGAAAACAGTTCAGAGTTTCATGAATTTAGAATCAGTGTTGAAGAAGAATTCTACAGAGGTGGCAAAGTGAAATGGTGGAACTTCTACTTCtgtgacaaagacaaagagaagcCATTTATCAAGCGAGACAAGTATGAGAATGTGATGAAGCTGATCAGATCTCAGTGGAGAGATTCAAACGACATGTGTGTTCTGCTCAACCTGTTTCACCATCCTGGCTGTGGCGGCACCACCTTAGCAATGCATGTGATGTGGGACCTCCGTCATGAATTCAGATGTGCCGTGCTGAAAGACAACTCCATACCCAAAACAGAAGTTGCCATCCAAGTTATTAAACTAATGAAACTTGAAAGTGAGAAACCATCTCCAGTTCTGCTCTTAGTTGATTCAAAAGAAACGGATAATCCTTACGATCTTGTGATCTCCATACGTAAAGCTGCAGTAGAAGAAAACTGGAAAGTTATCATCCTTAACTGTGTTCGTTCCCATAGTCCAAAGCAGCAATACAGACAGCACAATCAAACACAGAATCAGTTCATAACTGCTTCTTTGACGCCACAAGAGCAGAAAGATTTTGAAAAGAAACTCAAAGAGCTTGAAGAAACTCATGACAAACCTGAAAACTTTTACAGCTTCATGATCATGAAGAACAATTTTGACCAAAAATACATAGATGACCTTGCTCATAACACACTGGAGAATTTTGATTTCAGCAAAAAGGAGTCTGAGCTGTTTGCCTTTCTAGCTTTACTGAACACTTACGTGGAAGAATCAgaaatatctctctctctctgtgaggaTTTTTTGGGGATGAAATTTATTCGCTGGAGAGAGGACAGTGTTTTGGAAAGAATGAATCCGTATTCAAACCTTCTCATCATAGACAGGATTCAAGAATCGGGTGGATACGAAGGCCTCCGGATACTTCATCAGACCATTGCATCTGCCTGTCTGGCTGAGTTGGAGAGAAGCTGCTACACGAAAGTCAGTGAAATTACTATGCAGATGCTTCATTATGATCTGTTATTCAGTACTTTCGTTGTTAAAAACAGACTGATGCGCTCAATTGAACGAATGTTGATTGAAAGGCAACGTAAAAAAGATGGAGATGAGAGAGAACTATTTTCTCCTCTTGTACACAAAATCCATAACCAGCAGGGGAGACAAACCATCCAAGAAATCTTTGTGAAAGCCTCATCCAGATTTGTGACAAGTGCATCTATTCCTCAGGCATTGGCGAGATATTTGTACATCAATGAGCGTGACTACCCAGAGGCTCTGAAGTGGGCAGAAAAAGCCAAAGACATTAAAGAAAATCCTTACACCTTTGACACAATCGGACAAATTCACAAAAGCAATTTAAAGTCTAACATGgacagagaaaagcaggagaaatCACACAACCCAGAGGACTTGGACACAAACATTAAGATAGCCATCAATGGTATGAAAGCTTTCAAAAGAGCCCAACAGCTGGCAGATAAGGAAGATGAACCACAAGAAGAACCACCTGATGATGATTCAGAGGACTACCCCAGAAAGTCATACAATGTTTATGGGTATGTGCGCATGCTAGAAATTGCTTTCATGGTCTTTGAGATACTGAGCAAGTTGCCTTTCTTTGATGAACACAACCCAATGAAGAAAAAGTATCTGCAGAGTTTTCTTAGGGGAAATAAGCTCAACACTCTTTGTGATGAGGACAATGAGATCACCAATTGGTATGTCAAGATCATCAACGAACACGAGAGGTTTCTTGTTAAACTGAAGTCTGACGTCAAAGAAATATTTGATATCCTTAACTGTTACTTTGCCTACATTAAAGGGGTGTGTGAATTTGACTCAATGAATCATCGAATAGTCTGTGACCATTTTAAGAAGTATGTTCATCTTTTCTGTAGTACACCTGaagaaatgacaaaagaaaaagaacatcaATCCAATCTCACTTTGAAATTGGATGTCCAGGAACAAAAGCTGTTTCTTGAAAAGAACCAAGCAGACACTTTCTCAGGAATACTTCAGCATTTGGACAAGCCTGCTGAAAAGATTGAAAAGGTCACAGAATGCTACGCATTTCTGCAGAAAACTggcaatcaaaaacaaaatgcacaaatgAAAATTAATTACATCTTGTCAAACATTGTTCTTTACTTTTTGAAACCAAAATCTAAACATGTCAAGAGTTACAGATTCCTTTCTGGTCTACTTTCAGAAACTCTGCAGGAAAAAGGACTATGTCAGGATCTCCCAGATCCTTATTATCTGGCTCTGCTTTTATTCTGGCCAAGTCctacagaggaaaacacagaaatcGGGACATATGTCACAGCCATTCGAAAGTCTTCCCACAAGTACCTGTCCAAGTTATTTAATAAGAGAAGCACTATTGCCCGCTTATACTTAGGAAAAGGGGAAGGACTAAAGAGGCTTGTTTCAAAACCTAAACTAGATGAGAGCTTTCTGCCAAAGATGCCTCGTGATACTTTGGCACAACTTTGGTGGAACGGAGACATATTTAAGGAAAAAGCAATCATCAGCCGCCTCCACCGGGTCAGTGGGACTATTGAGCAAGGAGCAGTGTATGCAAACTATGGTCAACAGAAGATCCTGGTGCGTCCAGCTCGGTTAAGTGGAATCAGAAGTGGCTTTAGCACAGAAAAAGTGTCTTTCTACATTGGTTTTGCCATTAACGGACCGCTTGCATATGATATTAAGTATGAAAACTAA
- the LOC101487470 gene encoding sterile alpha motif domain-containing protein 9 isoform X1 encodes MNQSTTRKPPLIEKWTTEDVHQWLTAEVKVQQSCADRFTEEEVSGACLVSFDKQDILELGIKHGPAVKITAYLESLKKACKHQSEFPEYVEKWTKEQVRQWLERHVNVYSKYAERLREEDVSGDCLVCFRKQDLVDLDVKGGPAVRIISALKQLNQKPEPTLQPITDQKEAAKPTEPGNAQAKEINRPESYENTESKRDGIVEKDSKQIQLPFDKTSEKKEIQQPKPQNTGVWNKGTVVQTTVSPDASRSTVEIENILDDLLKEDLKKFIFRLRLHTESKRKPICQSKLEDKDSMDIAKLMTDHYGSKEAPQVAIQTLKEINQLKLARQLEERISQLMQMTLSKESVRKEANQGEKLKTLLSCGGNSLDNYDKFVVVVNKSNPEQLHYLQFLTKLKLFCVLDFDHNSAASGGLCHSYRESRVANLHTPPQFQGQTESVIKNLNLYKQTSWVFCNGRHDLNSNSNLALDYKNWLRKSCKDVEQIVSFICNPEVLLHGRYLIIFLLLSPVDTEKDPVFDIYKAFIKHIKEENIISVCESQSTYLKWRELIKEKCDFDIEHLSINELTLSEINGTIIAMGRFSQSSVRLLPSSGSSTVVLTQKDEDLLTALDVLCTNQCESVYDENSSEFHEFRISVEEEFYRGGKVKWWNFYFCDKDKEKPFIKRDKYENVMKLIRSQWRDSNDMCVLLNLFHHPGCGGTTLAMHVMWDLRHEFRCAVLKDNSIPKTEVAIQVIKLMKLESEKPSPVLLLVDSKETDNPYDLVISIRKAAVEENWKVIILNCVRSHSPKQQYRQHNQTQNQFITASLTPQEQKDFEKKLKELEETHDKPENFYSFMIMKNNFDQKYIDDLAHNTLENFDFSKKESELFAFLALLNTYVEESEISLSLCEDFLGMKFIRWREDSVLERMNPYSNLLIIDRIQESGGYEGLRILHQTIASACLAELERSCYTKVSEITMQMLHYDLLFSTFVVKNRLMRSIERMLIERQRKKDGDERELFSPLVHKIHNQQGRQTIQEIFVKASSRFVTSASIPQALARYLYINERDYPEALKWAEKAKDIKENPYTFDTIGQIHKSNLKSNMDREKQEKSHNPEDLDTNIKIAINGMKAFKRAQQLADKEDEPQEEPPDDDSEDYPRKSYNVYGYVRMLEIAFMVFEILSKLPFFDEHNPMKKKYLQSFLRGNKLNTLCDEDNEITNWYVKIINEHERFLVKLKSDVKEIFDILNCYFAYIKGVCEFDSMNHRIVCDHFKKYVHLFCSTPEEMTKEKEHQSNLTLKLDVQEQKLFLEKNQADTFSGILQHLDKPAEKIEKVTECYAFLQKTGNQKQNAQMKINYILSNIVLYFLKPKSKHVKSYRFLSGLLSETLQEKGLCQDLPDPYYLALLLFWPSPTEENTEIGTYVTAIRKSSHKYLSKLFNKRSTIARLYLGKGEGLKRLVSKPKLDESFLPKMPRDTLAQLWWNGDIFKEKAIISRLHRVSGTIEQGAVYANYGQQKILVRPARLSGIRSGFSTEKVSFYIGFAINGPLAYDIKYEN; translated from the exons ATGAACCAGTCAACAACAAGAAAACCACCTCTGATTGAAAAGTGGACCACAGAGGATGTTCACCAGTGGCTGACGGCAGAGGTCAAAGTTCAACAGAGTTGTGCAGACAGATTTACTGAAGAGGAAGTGTCGGGGGCATGTTTAGTTTCCTTCGATAAACAAGACATTTTGGAATTGGGAATAAAACACGGTCCTGCTGTGAAAATCACAGCTTATCTGGAAAGTCTGAAAAAAGCATGTAAGCATCAATCAGAGTTCCCAGAATATGTGGAAAAATGGACCAAAGAGCAGGTGAGGCAGTGGTTAGAGCGGCATGTGAATGTATACAGCAAATATGCAGAACGACTCAGAGAGGAAGATGTGTCTGGAGATTGCCTTGTTTGCTTCAGGAAGCAAGATTTAGTGGATCTAGATGTAAAAGGTGGTCCTGCTGTAAGAATTATTTCAGCACTCAAACAACTGAACCAGAAACCGGAGCCAACTCTGCAACCTATTACAGACCAAAAAGAAGCTGCCAAACCCACTGAACCAGGAAATGCTCAGGCCAAAGAAATAAACCGTCCAGAATcatatgaaaacactgaatccaAAAGAGATGGGATAGTGGAAAAAGACTCCAAACAGATTCAGTTACCATTTGATAAAActtcagagaaaaaagaaattcaacAACCAAAGCCACAGAACACAGGGGTCTGGAACAAAGGAACTGTTGTG CAGACCACAGTGTCACCCGATGCATCCAGGAGTACTGTGGAGATCGAGAACATCCTTGATGACCTTTTGAAAGAGGAtcttaaaaaatttatttttcgTTTAAGATTACACACTGAATCCAAACGTAAACCTATTTGTCAGAGTAAACTGGAGGATAAGGACAGCATGGATATTGCTAAATTAATGACTGACCACTATGGAAGCAAGGAAGCTCCACAGGTCGCAATACAAACTCTAAAAGAGATAAATCAGCTGAAACTTGCCCGTCAGCTGGAAGAAAGAATAA GTCAGCTGATGCAGATGACTCTATCAAAAGAATCTGTGAGGAAAGAAGCAAACCAGGGAGAAAAGCTGAAGACTTTGTTAAGTTGTGGTGGAAACTCACTTGATAACTATGAcaaatttgttgttgttgtaaacaAGAGCAATCCAGAACAACTACATTATCTTCAGTTTCTGACAAAGTTGAAACTGTTCTGCGTGTTAGACTTTGACCACAATTCTGCTGCCTCAGGTGGATTGTGTCACTCATACAGAGAGTCAAGGGTGGCCAACCTGCATACACCACCACAATTTCAAGGACAGACTGAGTCAGTGATAAAGAACCTCAACCTCTACAAACAGACCAGCTGGGTATTCTGTAATGGCCGGCATGACTTGAACAGTAACTCAAACTTGGCGCTGGATTATAAGAACTGGCTCAGGAAATCCTGTAAAGATGTAGAACAGATAGTTTCATTCATCTGCAACCCTGAAGTTCTCCTCCATGGAAGATATCTGATCATCTTCCTCCTACTTTCACCTGTGGACACTGAGAAAGACCCAGTCTTTGATATCTACAAGGCATTCATAAAGCACATAAAGGAGGAAAACATCATCAGCGTATGTGAGTCTCAGAGCACATATCTGAAATGGAGGGAGCTGATCAAGGAGAAGTGTGACTTTGACATTGAGCATCTGTCCATAAATGAACTAACCCTGAGTGAGATCAATGGCACCATAATTGCGATGGGACGATTCAGTCAGTCATCTGTACGGCTGCTTCCCTCTTCTGGTTCCAGTACTGTTGTCCTAACACAGAAGGATGAAGATTTATTGACAGCTCTAGATGTTTTGTGTACGAACCAATGTGAAAGCGTATATGATGAAAACAGTTCAGAGTTTCATGAATTTAGAATCAGTGTTGAAGAAGAATTCTACAGAGGTGGCAAAGTGAAATGGTGGAACTTCTACTTCtgtgacaaagacaaagagaagcCATTTATCAAGCGAGACAAGTATGAGAATGTGATGAAGCTGATCAGATCTCAGTGGAGAGATTCAAACGACATGTGTGTTCTGCTCAACCTGTTTCACCATCCTGGCTGTGGCGGCACCACCTTAGCAATGCATGTGATGTGGGACCTCCGTCATGAATTCAGATGTGCCGTGCTGAAAGACAACTCCATACCCAAAACAGAAGTTGCCATCCAAGTTATTAAACTAATGAAACTTGAAAGTGAGAAACCATCTCCAGTTCTGCTCTTAGTTGATTCAAAAGAAACGGATAATCCTTACGATCTTGTGATCTCCATACGTAAAGCTGCAGTAGAAGAAAACTGGAAAGTTATCATCCTTAACTGTGTTCGTTCCCATAGTCCAAAGCAGCAATACAGACAGCACAATCAAACACAGAATCAGTTCATAACTGCTTCTTTGACGCCACAAGAGCAGAAAGATTTTGAAAAGAAACTCAAAGAGCTTGAAGAAACTCATGACAAACCTGAAAACTTTTACAGCTTCATGATCATGAAGAACAATTTTGACCAAAAATACATAGATGACCTTGCTCATAACACACTGGAGAATTTTGATTTCAGCAAAAAGGAGTCTGAGCTGTTTGCCTTTCTAGCTTTACTGAACACTTACGTGGAAGAATCAgaaatatctctctctctctgtgaggaTTTTTTGGGGATGAAATTTATTCGCTGGAGAGAGGACAGTGTTTTGGAAAGAATGAATCCGTATTCAAACCTTCTCATCATAGACAGGATTCAAGAATCGGGTGGATACGAAGGCCTCCGGATACTTCATCAGACCATTGCATCTGCCTGTCTGGCTGAGTTGGAGAGAAGCTGCTACACGAAAGTCAGTGAAATTACTATGCAGATGCTTCATTATGATCTGTTATTCAGTACTTTCGTTGTTAAAAACAGACTGATGCGCTCAATTGAACGAATGTTGATTGAAAGGCAACGTAAAAAAGATGGAGATGAGAGAGAACTATTTTCTCCTCTTGTACACAAAATCCATAACCAGCAGGGGAGACAAACCATCCAAGAAATCTTTGTGAAAGCCTCATCCAGATTTGTGACAAGTGCATCTATTCCTCAGGCATTGGCGAGATATTTGTACATCAATGAGCGTGACTACCCAGAGGCTCTGAAGTGGGCAGAAAAAGCCAAAGACATTAAAGAAAATCCTTACACCTTTGACACAATCGGACAAATTCACAAAAGCAATTTAAAGTCTAACATGgacagagaaaagcaggagaaatCACACAACCCAGAGGACTTGGACACAAACATTAAGATAGCCATCAATGGTATGAAAGCTTTCAAAAGAGCCCAACAGCTGGCAGATAAGGAAGATGAACCACAAGAAGAACCACCTGATGATGATTCAGAGGACTACCCCAGAAAGTCATACAATGTTTATGGGTATGTGCGCATGCTAGAAATTGCTTTCATGGTCTTTGAGATACTGAGCAAGTTGCCTTTCTTTGATGAACACAACCCAATGAAGAAAAAGTATCTGCAGAGTTTTCTTAGGGGAAATAAGCTCAACACTCTTTGTGATGAGGACAATGAGATCACCAATTGGTATGTCAAGATCATCAACGAACACGAGAGGTTTCTTGTTAAACTGAAGTCTGACGTCAAAGAAATATTTGATATCCTTAACTGTTACTTTGCCTACATTAAAGGGGTGTGTGAATTTGACTCAATGAATCATCGAATAGTCTGTGACCATTTTAAGAAGTATGTTCATCTTTTCTGTAGTACACCTGaagaaatgacaaaagaaaaagaacatcaATCCAATCTCACTTTGAAATTGGATGTCCAGGAACAAAAGCTGTTTCTTGAAAAGAACCAAGCAGACACTTTCTCAGGAATACTTCAGCATTTGGACAAGCCTGCTGAAAAGATTGAAAAGGTCACAGAATGCTACGCATTTCTGCAGAAAACTggcaatcaaaaacaaaatgcacaaatgAAAATTAATTACATCTTGTCAAACATTGTTCTTTACTTTTTGAAACCAAAATCTAAACATGTCAAGAGTTACAGATTCCTTTCTGGTCTACTTTCAGAAACTCTGCAGGAAAAAGGACTATGTCAGGATCTCCCAGATCCTTATTATCTGGCTCTGCTTTTATTCTGGCCAAGTCctacagaggaaaacacagaaatcGGGACATATGTCACAGCCATTCGAAAGTCTTCCCACAAGTACCTGTCCAAGTTATTTAATAAGAGAAGCACTATTGCCCGCTTATACTTAGGAAAAGGGGAAGGACTAAAGAGGCTTGTTTCAAAACCTAAACTAGATGAGAGCTTTCTGCCAAAGATGCCTCGTGATACTTTGGCACAACTTTGGTGGAACGGAGACATATTTAAGGAAAAAGCAATCATCAGCCGCCTCCACCGGGTCAGTGGGACTATTGAGCAAGGAGCAGTGTATGCAAACTATGGTCAACAGAAGATCCTGGTGCGTCCAGCTCGGTTAAGTGGAATCAGAAGTGGCTTTAGCACAGAAAAAGTGTCTTTCTACATTGGTTTTGCCATTAACGGACCGCTTGCATATGATATTAAGTATGAAAACTAA